A window of Ananas comosus cultivar F153 unplaced genomic scaffold, ASM154086v1, whole genome shotgun sequence contains these coding sequences:
- the LOC109705975 gene encoding uncharacterized protein LOC109705975, translating to MAGREREREELCCARNRENERKRKKRESGFCDQIGRGKYGCDNRGCGKIERRGLPRAQRFVHCHIYNQMDSSFTTSSSRNNQSTPLCHCGLPYTIKTSWTQNNPGRRFYGCPRYRMQESNACNYFGWYDPQFTSQSISMVNGLLESNNKLREEAAVAAKRKRWKLTVFVIYGIVSGIMWLSCYNLCGKGT from the exons ATGGCAGGGCGCGAGAGGGAGCGAGAGGAGTTGTGCTGTGCTAGAAACAGGGAGaacgagaggaagagaaagaagcgcGAAAGCGGATTCTGCGATCAAATTGGACGCGGCAAGTACGGATGCGACAATCGAGGATGCGGCAAAATTGAACGACGTGGTTTACCCCGAGCTCAACGATTCGTACACTGCCACATATATAACCAG ATGGATTCAAGCTTTACAACTTCGAGCAGTCGAAACAACCAATCCACACCGCTCTGCCATTGTGGATTGCCCTATACGATTAAGACCTCTTGGACACAAAACAATCCGGGTCGGAGATTTTATGGCTGTCCAAGATATAGG ATGCAGGAGAGTAACGCTTGTAATTATTTTGGATGGTATGACCCACAATTTACGAGCCAGAGTATCTCAATGGTTAATGGTTTACTAGAAAGCAATAATAAGTTGCGGGAAGAAGCCGCAGTtgcagcaaaaagaaaaagatggaaaTTGACCGTTTTTGTCATATATGGGATAGTAAGTGGGATAATGTGGTTATCCTGCTATAACTTGTGTGGCAAGGGTACATGA
- the LOC109705982 gene encoding cysteine--tRNA ligase, chloroplastic/mitochondrial-like has product MGDPELALFNSMSKQKEPFKPIVDGKVSMYVCGVTPYDLSHIGHARAYVAFDVLHRYLKHLGYEIKYVRNFTDIDDKIIKRANEAGEDPLSLSSRFSKEFLDDMAVLQCLPPTHEPRVTDHIEQIKDMIAKIIDNGHAYTLEGDVYFSVDSFPDYCRLSGRKLDDNLAGGGGRASVDLRKRNPADFALWKSAKPGEPSWESPWGPGRPGWHIECSAMSSHYLGHAFDIHGGGKDLIFPHHENELAQSRAACPESNVNYWMHNGFVNRDNQKMSKSDNNFFTIRDIIEKYHPLALRFFLMRTHYRADVNYSDRQLDTASDRVFYIYQTIHDCEKALSPFREGNIKGQIPDDIRELVNKFPTNFTASMSDDLHTTAVLDDLMEPLKAINSNLKKFKGKKQQQSLIQALIALEKEVKDVLGILGLMPSSSCAEVLQQLKEKALKRAGMSEEELLQKIEERTLARKNKQYSESDRIRKELTALGIALMDEPGGTVWRPCEPELPED; this is encoded by the exons ATGGGGGATCCGGAGCTCGCCCTCTTCAACTCCATGTCGAAGCAGAAGGAGCCCTTCAAGCCGATAGTCGACGGGAAGGTCTCCATGTACGTTTGCGGCGTCACCCCCTACGATCTCAGCCACATCGGCCACGCCCGCGCCTACGTCGCCTTCGACGTGCTCCACAG ATACTTGAAGCATTTGGGATATGAAATTAAGTACGTGCGCAACTTCACTGATATTGATGACAAG ATCATCAAACGAGCAAATGAAGCTGGGGAGGATCCATTAAGTTTAAGTAGCCGATTTAGCAAAGAATTCTTGGATGATATGGCTGTCCTTCAATGCTTGCCTCCAACTCATGAACCACGTGTGACAGATCATATAGAACAGATAAAGGATATGATAGCAAAG ATAATTGATAATGGCCATGCCTACACTCTTGAGGGAGACGTTTACTTTTCTGTTGATAGTTTTCCCGATTATTGCCGTTTGTCCGGACGGAAGTTAGATGACAATCTTGCAGGCGGAGGCGGACGAGCCTCTGTTGATCTGAGAAAGCGGAATCCCGCAGACTTTGCATTATGGAAG tCTGCTAAGCCTGGTGAGCCAAGTTGGGAAAGTCCATGGGGCCCAGGGCGACCAGGGTGGCATATTGAATGCAGTGCCATGAGTTCTCATTATTTAGGCCATGCTTTTGATATTCATGGTGGGGGAAAGGATTTGATCTTCCCTCACCATGAAAACGAGCTCGCGCAGAGTCGAGCTGCTTGTCCAGAAAGCAACGTGAACTATTGGATGCATAATGGCTTCGTCAACCGGGATAATCAGAAAATGTCCAAGTCAGATAATAACTTCTTCACAATCCGAGAT ATAATTGAGAAATATCATCCTTTAGCGTTAAGGTTCTTCTTAATGCGCACACACTACCGGGCAGATGTGAATTACTCTGATAGACAGCTTGACACTGCATCGGATCGTGTCTTCTACATATATCAG ACTATACATGACTGTGAAAAGGCTCTATCCCCATTTCGTGAAGGAAATATCAAAGGTCAGATTCCGGATGATATCAGAGAACTGGTCAATAAGTTCCCCACCAATTTCACAGCTTCTATGTCTGATGATTTGCACACTACTGCTGTTCTGGATGACCTAATGGAACCTCTGAAGGCAATCAACagcaatttgaagaaatttaag GGTAAGAAGCAGCAGCAATCGCTTATTCAAGCCCTGATTGCTTTGGAAAAAGAAGTTAAGGATGTACTTGGGATCCTTGGTCTGATGCCGTCGTCATCTTGTGCGGAG GTGTTGCAACAACTAAAAGAGAAGGCACTAAAGAGAGCGGGGATGTCGGAGGAAGAACTCTTACAGAAGATCGAGGAGAGGACATTGGCGAGGAAGAACAAACAGTACAGCGAATCTGATAGGATCAGGAAAGAGCTCACCGCCCTGGGAATCGCCCTAATGGATGAACCAGGTGGTACAGTATGGAGACCGTGCGAACCCGAGCTTCCAGAAGATTAG
- the LOC109705970 gene encoding uncharacterized protein LOC109705970, producing MLSCFLNMLSCSASIRHYYINPVTADFVKDVAFGSASIRHFLDEINTQTCNTCRYVLIPLHSSWRLHLLSIDLKERRFKSWNSLWSHSGAQDAAQLLAKWFAFYFEHILQIPVGAPDVIFHKECQQQGSIEVDCGMYTCLFAERIVRNGLPDLSLYDNDPPSFRAHMVSAILKDPCCLTYTSMIECIVVKDDV from the exons ATGTTATCTTGTTTTCTGAACATGCTTTCTTGTTCCGCATCTATACGTCACTATTATATTAATCCAGTAACAGCTGATTTTGTGAAGGATGTGGCATTTGGATCCGCATCTATACGTCACTTTCTGGATGAAATAAATACACAAACCTGCAACACTTGTAGATATGTACTTATTCCGTTACATAGTAGTTGGCGTTTGCATTTGCTATCGATTGATTTGAAGGAACGACGTTTTAAGAGTTGGAACTCTTTGTGGAGCCACAGCGGGGCACAGGACGCGGCACAGCTGCtg GCGAAATGGTTTGCGTTCTATTTTGAGCACATCCTTCAAATCCCTGTCGGCGCTCCTGACGTCATATTTCATAAGGAATGTCAACAACAGGGTTCCATCGAAGTTGATTGTGGCATGTACACATGCCTTTTTGCCGAAAGAATCGTAAGAAACGGCCTTCCCGATCTATCATTGTACGATAATGACCCTCCCTCCTTCCGTGCTCATATGGTCAGTGCGATCTTAAAGGATCCATGTTGTCTGACATATACTTCTATGATTGAGTGCATAGTCGTAAAAGATGATGTCTGA
- the LOC109705980 gene encoding CTD small phosphatase-like protein 2 isoform X2: MQTRKKVLARNASREYTNSRSCRQPKKVTSAAEKNVSDLITSSAKKQKSVAVRLSKKNGVAEVGRNLTSGCDVTGENAAECVRGSIFSPPFHHPKESSDDVQAKVDSVNSFKGKDQLHHNDCPIQEASARSFVSFNSSTKQKINVENKAEDSSENPKFHGLNHAHAAHMESDNAISSLEDEFSALGNISSEVSAIYIAMQHSKLECIDEQSQDSMSTEDCVDPDETDDFDDFDPYSFIKDLPDLSVVVPKFRPMLLPKQTRSCPSTTLVLDLDETLVHSTLEPCGDADFNFLVNFNLKEHTIYVRCRPYLKDFLERVASLFETIIFTASQSIYAEQLLNVLDPKRKLFRHRVYRESCVFVEGNYLKDLSILGRDLARVIIVDNSPQAFGFQIDNGVPIESWFDDPNDRELLLLLPFLESLVGVDDVRPLIASKFNLREKVAAATCLPIDFRS, encoded by the exons ATGCAAACGAGGAAAAAGGTCCTTGCGAGAAATGCATCTAGAGAGTATACTAACTCTAGATCATGTAGACAGCCTAAAAAGGTGACTTCAGCAGCTGAAAAGAATGTTTCGGATTTAATCACGTCTTCTGCCAAGAAACAAAAATCTG TTGCTGTGAGACTCTCGAAGAAGAATGGAGTTGCTGAAGTGGGAAGGAACCTGACTTCTGGATGTGATGTGACAG GTGAGAATGCTGCCGAATGTGTGCGCGGTTCTATATTTTCCCCTCCCTTCCATCATCCCAAGGAGTCTAGCGATGATGTTCAAGCAAAAG ttgaCTCGGTGAACTCGTTCAAGGGTAAAGACCAACTGCATCATAATGATTGTCCAATTCAAGAAGCAAGTGCTCGTTCCTTTGTTTCCTTCAACTCATCAACAAAACAGAAGATAAATGTTGAAAATAAGGCTGAAGATAGCAGTGAAAATCCCAAATTTCATGGACTAAACCATGCTCATGCAGCTCATATGGAATCAGATAATGCGATCTCATCACTTGAGGATGAATTTAGTGCCTTGGGAAACATCTCTTCTGAAGTGTCAGCCATATATATTGCAATGCAGCATTCTAAGTTGGAGTGCATTGATGAGCAAAGTCAAGACTCTATGTCAACAGAAGATTGTGTGGATCCCGATGAAACTGAtgattttgatgattttgatCCGTATTCGTTCATAAAAGATTTACCTGATTTGTCAGTGGTGGTTCCGAAGTTCCGGCCCATGCTTCTCCCTAAACAAACGCGGAGTTGTCCTTCAACTACTCTCGTCCTGGATTTGGATG AGACACTAGTGCATTCTACCCTTGAGCCGTGTGGAGATGCTGATTTCAACTTTCTGGTGAATTTTAACCTTAAAGAGCACACTATTTATGTTCGTTGCCGTCCTTACCTCAAGGATTTCTTGGAGCGGGTTGCTAGCCTATTCGAGACAATTATTTTTACAGCTAGTCAAAGCATCTATGCGGAGCAGCTTCTTAACGTTCTTGATCCAAAAAGGAAATTATTCCGCCACCGTGTTTACCGTGAATCCTGCGTCTTTGTGGAGGGCAATTACTTAAAGGATCTGTCAATTCTCGGCCGTGATTTGGCTCGTGTTATCATTGTCGATAATTCCCCTCAG GCATTTGGTTTCCAGATAGACAACGGTGTTCCGATCGAAAGCTGGTTCGACGACCCCAACGATCGTGAGCTCCTTTTACTACTACCCTTCTTGGAAAGTTTGGTTGGCGTGGATGACGTGCGGCCTCTAATAGCAAGCAAGTTCAATCTCCGCGAGAAGGTTGCAGCTGCGACGTGTCTTCCGATCGACTTCAGAAGCTAA
- the LOC109705980 gene encoding CTD small phosphatase-like protein 2 isoform X1, whose protein sequence is MQTRKKVLARNASREYTNSRSCRQPKKVTSAAEKNVSDLITSSAKKQKSVAVRLSKKNGVAEVGRNLTSGCDVTGENEGVCPPKKISLDHKKSGENAAECVRGSIFSPPFHHPKESSDDVQAKVDSVNSFKGKDQLHHNDCPIQEASARSFVSFNSSTKQKINVENKAEDSSENPKFHGLNHAHAAHMESDNAISSLEDEFSALGNISSEVSAIYIAMQHSKLECIDEQSQDSMSTEDCVDPDETDDFDDFDPYSFIKDLPDLSVVVPKFRPMLLPKQTRSCPSTTLVLDLDETLVHSTLEPCGDADFNFLVNFNLKEHTIYVRCRPYLKDFLERVASLFETIIFTASQSIYAEQLLNVLDPKRKLFRHRVYRESCVFVEGNYLKDLSILGRDLARVIIVDNSPQAFGFQIDNGVPIESWFDDPNDRELLLLLPFLESLVGVDDVRPLIASKFNLREKVAAATCLPIDFRS, encoded by the exons ATGCAAACGAGGAAAAAGGTCCTTGCGAGAAATGCATCTAGAGAGTATACTAACTCTAGATCATGTAGACAGCCTAAAAAGGTGACTTCAGCAGCTGAAAAGAATGTTTCGGATTTAATCACGTCTTCTGCCAAGAAACAAAAATCTG TTGCTGTGAGACTCTCGAAGAAGAATGGAGTTGCTGAAGTGGGAAGGAACCTGACTTCTGGATGTGATGTGACAGGTGAGAATGAAGGTGTTTGTCCGCCAAAGAAGATTTCCCTTGATCATAAG AAATCAGGTGAGAATGCTGCCGAATGTGTGCGCGGTTCTATATTTTCCCCTCCCTTCCATCATCCCAAGGAGTCTAGCGATGATGTTCAAGCAAAAG ttgaCTCGGTGAACTCGTTCAAGGGTAAAGACCAACTGCATCATAATGATTGTCCAATTCAAGAAGCAAGTGCTCGTTCCTTTGTTTCCTTCAACTCATCAACAAAACAGAAGATAAATGTTGAAAATAAGGCTGAAGATAGCAGTGAAAATCCCAAATTTCATGGACTAAACCATGCTCATGCAGCTCATATGGAATCAGATAATGCGATCTCATCACTTGAGGATGAATTTAGTGCCTTGGGAAACATCTCTTCTGAAGTGTCAGCCATATATATTGCAATGCAGCATTCTAAGTTGGAGTGCATTGATGAGCAAAGTCAAGACTCTATGTCAACAGAAGATTGTGTGGATCCCGATGAAACTGAtgattttgatgattttgatCCGTATTCGTTCATAAAAGATTTACCTGATTTGTCAGTGGTGGTTCCGAAGTTCCGGCCCATGCTTCTCCCTAAACAAACGCGGAGTTGTCCTTCAACTACTCTCGTCCTGGATTTGGATG AGACACTAGTGCATTCTACCCTTGAGCCGTGTGGAGATGCTGATTTCAACTTTCTGGTGAATTTTAACCTTAAAGAGCACACTATTTATGTTCGTTGCCGTCCTTACCTCAAGGATTTCTTGGAGCGGGTTGCTAGCCTATTCGAGACAATTATTTTTACAGCTAGTCAAAGCATCTATGCGGAGCAGCTTCTTAACGTTCTTGATCCAAAAAGGAAATTATTCCGCCACCGTGTTTACCGTGAATCCTGCGTCTTTGTGGAGGGCAATTACTTAAAGGATCTGTCAATTCTCGGCCGTGATTTGGCTCGTGTTATCATTGTCGATAATTCCCCTCAG GCATTTGGTTTCCAGATAGACAACGGTGTTCCGATCGAAAGCTGGTTCGACGACCCCAACGATCGTGAGCTCCTTTTACTACTACCCTTCTTGGAAAGTTTGGTTGGCGTGGATGACGTGCGGCCTCTAATAGCAAGCAAGTTCAATCTCCGCGAGAAGGTTGCAGCTGCGACGTGTCTTCCGATCGACTTCAGAAGCTAA
- the LOC109705969 gene encoding dehydrogenase/reductase SDR family member 4-like isoform X2 translates to MEGSRKRVLVTSNGDEISKGVAYHLAKSGSRLVLVGDENSLRGMVGEILGSLHGIEPIDVVGLDFEEEKEAAFDEAVDKAWMLLGKLDAFVNCYSYEGNMQDCLDISEEEYKKTVKINVMAPWFLLKAVGKRLRDSKSGGSIIFLTQIIGAERGLYPGAAAYGSSLAAIQQLVRLRHFAAIGDGDRQA, encoded by the exons ATGGAAGGTTCTAGAAAGAGGGTTTTGGTCACCTCCAATGGGGATGAGATCTCTAAGGGCGTTGCTTACCATTTGGCCAAATCTGGATCCAg GTTGGTGTTGGTGGGTGATGAGAACTCCCTTAGGGGAATGGTTGGGGAAATCTTGGGTTCTCTACATGGGATTGAACCCATTGATGTGGTTGGTTTGGATTTTGAAGAGGAAAAGGAGGCTGCTTTTGATGAGGCAGTGGATAAGGCTTGGATGCTTCTGGGCAAATTAGATGCTTTTGTCAACTGTTACTCCTATGaag GGAACATGCAAGATTGTCTCGATATAAGCGAAGAAGAGTATAAAAAGACGGTGAAAATTAATGTAATGGCACCGTGGTTTCTGCTAAAAGCTGTCGGTAAACGACTCAGAGATTCTAAATCAGGAGGATCCATCATCTTTCTAACCCAAATTATTGGTGCTGAGAGAGGGTTGTATCCCGGGGCTGCAGCTTATGGTTCAAGTTTAGCTGCCATTCAACAATTGGTTCGG CTGCGGCATTTTGCAGCTATCGGCGATGGAGATCGGCAAGCATAA
- the LOC109705969 gene encoding carbonyl reductase [NADPH] 2-like isoform X1 — MEGSRKRVLVTSNGDEISKGVAYHLAKSGSRLVLVGDENSLRGMVGEILGSLHGIEPIDVVGLDFEEEKEAAFDEAVDKAWMLLGKLDAFVNCYSYEGNMQDCLDISEEEYKKTVKINVMAPWFLLKAVGKRLRDSKSGGSIIFLTQIIGAERGLYPGAAAYGSSLAAIQQLVRLSAMEIGKHKIRVNAIARGLHLGDKYPLHVGKEKAEKSTGEVMPLLRWLDPKNDLASTVLYLVGDDSRYMTGTTIFVDGAQSIVRPRMRSFM; from the exons ATGGAAGGTTCTAGAAAGAGGGTTTTGGTCACCTCCAATGGGGATGAGATCTCTAAGGGCGTTGCTTACCATTTGGCCAAATCTGGATCCAg GTTGGTGTTGGTGGGTGATGAGAACTCCCTTAGGGGAATGGTTGGGGAAATCTTGGGTTCTCTACATGGGATTGAACCCATTGATGTGGTTGGTTTGGATTTTGAAGAGGAAAAGGAGGCTGCTTTTGATGAGGCAGTGGATAAGGCTTGGATGCTTCTGGGCAAATTAGATGCTTTTGTCAACTGTTACTCCTATGaag GGAACATGCAAGATTGTCTCGATATAAGCGAAGAAGAGTATAAAAAGACGGTGAAAATTAATGTAATGGCACCGTGGTTTCTGCTAAAAGCTGTCGGTAAACGACTCAGAGATTCTAAATCAGGAGGATCCATCATCTTTCTAACCCAAATTATTGGTGCTGAGAGAGGGTTGTATCCCGGGGCTGCAGCTTATGGTTCAAGTTTAGCTGCCATTCAACAATTGGTTCGG CTATCGGCGATGGAGATCGGCAAGCATAAGATCAGGGTGAACGCGATAGCTCGCGGGCTGCATCTGGGAGACAAATATCCCCTTCACGTGGGGAAGGAGAAGGCGGAGAAGTCCACGGGCGAGGTGATGCCGCTCTTGAGGTGGCTCGACCCCAAGAACGACCTCGCCTCCACTGTTCTGTACCTCGTCGGGGACGACTCCCGCTACATGACCGGCACGACCATCTTCGTCGACGGGGCTCAGTCCATCGTGAGGCCCCGCATGCGGTCCTTCATGTGA